Proteins from one Drosophila gunungcola strain Sukarami chromosome 3R, Dgunungcola_SK_2, whole genome shotgun sequence genomic window:
- the LOC128252593 gene encoding 60S ribosomal protein L34, whose protein sequence is MVQRLTLRRRLSYNTRSNKRRIVRTPGGRLVYQYVKKNKTVPRCGQCKEKLKGITPSRPSERPRMSKRLKTVSRTYGGVLCHSCLRERIVRAFLIEEQKIVKALKSQREALVKPVKAPKAKPDPKKKPVGKGTKAGAGKVTKAGAGGKGAAGKKPGQKPAAGKPRK, encoded by the exons atgGTCCAACGTTTGACGCTGCGGAGACGCCTGTCCTACAACACACGCTCCAACAAGAGGCGCAT TGTTCGCACTCCCGGTGGCCGCCTGGTGTACCAGTATGTCAAGAAGAACAAGACTGTGCCCCGTTGTGGCCAGTGCAAGGAGAAGCTCAAGGGTATCACCCCCTCCCGCCCCAGCGAGCGCCCCAGGATGTCCAAGCGTTTGAAGACCGTGTCCAGGACCTATGGAGGAGTCCTGTGCCACAGCTGCCTGCGCGAGCGCATCGTCCGTGCCTTCTTGATTGAGGAGCAGAAGATCGTCAAGGCTCTGAAGAGCCAGCGCGAGGCTTTGGTCAAGCCGGTCAAGGCCCCCAAGGCCAAGCCAGATCCCAAGAAGAAGCCCGTGGGCAAGGGCACCAAGGCCGGCGCCGGCAAGGTCACCAAGGCCGGTGCGGGCGGCAAGGGAGCCGCTGGCAAGAAACCCGGTCAGAAGCCAGCCGCCGGAAAGCCCAGGAAGTGA
- the LOC128252594 gene encoding protein FMC1 homolog, with amino-acid sequence MSGTKVLRSLLHELRQAAPNGCIKDSLAARYVLAQYKKFATTEQQFCKARNEATFLGQTYLTYLSSQRQYLEIYKEFHGRGERTVRDTADLVGFKLPSDPK; translated from the coding sequence ATGTCGGGAACTAAGGTGCTGCGCTCCCTGCTGCACGAACTGCGCCAGGCTGCCCCAAATGGCTGCATCAAGGACTCCTTGGCCGCACGTTACGTGCTGGCGCAATACAAGAAGTTCGCCACCACAGAGCAGCAATTTTGCAAGGCGCGGAATGAGGCGACTTTCCTGGGACAAACCTACTTGACCTATTTGTCCAGCCAGCGCCAGTATTTGGAGATCTACAAGGAGTTTCACGGAAGGGGCGAGAGAACCGTGAGGGACACCGCCGATTTGGTGGGCTTCAAGCTGCCCTCGGATCCCAAGTGA
- the LOC128252595 gene encoding odorant receptor 85f produces the protein MEPVQYSYEDFGRLPRFVVGLMGYDVLGAPKTPTRRILMRFYHFICLASHSVCVGFMIFRIVEAKTIDNVSLIMRYATLVTYVINSDTKYATVLQRRAIQSLNTKLADLYPKTTLDRIYLQVNDHYWSKSFVYLVTIYIGSSSMVVVGPIITSLISYFTHRGFAFMHCYPYFEFDPEKHSVWIYVGIYVLEWLHSTQMVISNIGADIWLLYFQIQIILHFRGIIQSFRDYQPSMEHDLKDRKFLAQIVDKQVYLVKLQNELNEIFGGSLLLSLLTTASVLCTVAVYTLIQGTTLEGCSYVLFIGTSTMQVYLVCYYGQQVLDLSAQVAHAVYNHDFHNASIAYKKYLMIIIIRAQQPVELNAVGYLSISLDTFKQLMSVTYRVITMLRQMIQ, from the exons ATGGAACCGGTGCAGTATAGCTACGAGGACTTTGGCCGATTGCCCAGATTTGTGGTTGGATTGATGGGATACGACGTGCTGGGTGCGCCGAAGACCCCCACCCGAAGGATCCTAATGCGATTCTATCACTTTATTTGCCTCGCCAGCCACAGCGTCTGCGTGGGATTCATGATATTTCGAATAGTTGAGGCCAAAACCATTGACAATGTCTCGCTGATCATGCGCTATGCCACGCTGGTCACCTATGTCATCAACTCGGATACGAAGTATGCCACCGTCTTGCAGCGCCGTGCCATCCAAAGTCTAAACACCAAACTGGCCGATCTGTATCCGAAGACCACCCTGGACAGGATCTATCTTCAGGTGAATGACCACTATTGGTCCAAGTCATTTGTCTACTTGGTCACCATCTACATTGGCTCGTCGAGTATGGTTGTCGTGGGACCAATAATTACCTCGTTAATTTCCTATTTTACACACCGTGGCTTTGCCTTCATGCATTGCTATCCCTACTTTGAATTCGATCCGGAAAAACATTCGGTTTGGATATACGTGGGCATCTATGTCCTGGAGTGGCTGCACAGCACCCAGATGGTCATCTCCAATATTGGCGCGGATATCTGGCTGCTGTACTTCCAAATACAGATTATTCTACACTTCAGGGGCATTATACAGTCGTTTAGGGATTACCAGCCCAGTATGGAGCATGACCTTAAGGATCGTAAGTTCCTGGCGCAAATTGTGGACAAGCAGGTGTACCTAGTCAA GTTGCAAAACGAGCTAAATGAGATCTTTGGAGGATCGCTGCTTTTGAGCCTACTTACCACCGCTTCGGTTCTTTGTACGGTAGCTGTTTACACACTAATTCAGGGCACCACTTTGGAGGGCTGTtcttatgtattatttatcgGCACTTCGACCATGCAGGTGTACTTGGTTTGCTATTACGGTCAGCAAGTCCTGGATTTG AGTGCCCAGGTGGCCCATGCCGTGTACAATCACGATTTTCATAATGCTTCTATTGCCTACAAGAAGTACCTGATGATAATTATCATAAGGGCACAGCAGCCTGTTGAATTGAATGCCGTGGGTTACCTGTCCATTTCGCTGGATACCTTTAAACAG CTGATGAGTGTGACTTACCGTGTTATAACCATGCTTAGGCAGATGATTCAGTAG